A window of Chiloscyllium plagiosum isolate BGI_BamShark_2017 chromosome 2, ASM401019v2, whole genome shotgun sequence genomic DNA:
CCAGAATTATTATATACAGCAATGAAGCTACAATGTGCACAtctttaaatattattttgttttggaaagctCTGAAATGCACATTGTTGGCTTGTTACTATCCTAGTGCCCTTACCTCACGAATAGAATGCTCTTTCTTTATGTGGCTTGAGATGTATCTCACTGATTCAGCAGCCTTTTCTAAGATTGCGATCATTGCTGCATTTTCATCATTCTTCACCTTGTCGTGCTGATGTTTATCAAATGTTTTTTGCTTCACCTTCAGATTCTCACTTTTCGAACAGTGATAGCGATCAGTGTGGCCTCGCATACATAATAGTTTGGGAAGAGTTTGAAGAAAGAGTTTTTTCACCCACGGGGCCATGGGGTGGTAGGTGGTTGAGGATCGGTGATGGACATTTATCacaaagacagtgacaatgattgAGAGCGTGACAAAGATCATAATAAAGAGCAAGTACTCGCCTATCAATGGGATGACTGTTGAGGAAGAAGGAATTATTTCTTCAATAAGCAAGAGGAAGACAGTTAGTGAAACCAGAACTGAGGTGGATAGAGATAGCTTCTCCCCTTCATCTGATGGTGAGTAGAAAACCAGTACAGTTAAAAGAGATAGACCAAGGCAGGGGATAATCAGGAACAATGTATAGAATAGAGGCAAGCGTCTCAATACAAAGGAATATGTGATAAATGGATATGAATGATATCCAGCCCTCCTCATTCCTttcattcctgtagcatttaAGATTTCCCATTCTCCATTGTCAAAGAAATCCTTTCGGTCCACATCTTCATCCACCAATATGAGGTCAACCATGTTTCCATCATAGGTCCAGGATCCAAATTTCATTGAGCAGTTTTGTTTGTCGAATGGAAAAAATGTGACATCTATTGTACAGGAGCTTTTGTAACTTGCAGGAGGTGTCCATCTCACTGTCCCATTGTACTTCACAATTGCCTTAGTCATCACGGATACTTCAAACCTTCCATCTGCACTGATAGGCAATAAAGATACTGttaggatcatagctgatgttATGACTGGGCAAGTCAATTcaagaatgaaacctggcttgacaccgtttttatttaaattaaacatgaTGGTTATTTAGAGgtttattacacaaaaataaaataaaccaagctATCTAATATatagagtcaaaacgtgtgacagttgaaatgtacagcaggtcaggcacaaccgaggaaaattaaaaatatgtaacatttggctataAAATATATACCTGAGTTGATTGCTGTactga
This region includes:
- the LOC122562489 gene encoding neuronal acetylcholine receptor subunit beta-3-like is translated as MQLILALVMCILSLPCTTAVRTIKLLAEIEDTLLKNLFRGYQKWVRPVRNISDTIKVKFGLEISQLVDVDEKNQLMATNVWLKQEWNDYKLSWNPDDYSGIHTIRVPSESIWLPDIVLYGNADGRFEVSVMTKAIVKYNGTVRWTPPASYKSSCTIDVTFFPFDKQNCSMKFGSWTYDGNMVDLILVDEDVDRKDFFDNGEWEILNATGMKGMRRAGYHSYPFITYSFVLRRLPLFYTLFLIIPCLGLSLLTVLVFYSPSDEGEKLSLSTSVLVSLTVFLLLIEEIIPSSSTVIPLIGEYLLFIMIFVTLSIIVTVFVINVHHRSSTTYHPMAPWVKKLFLQTLPKLLCMRGHTDRYHCSKSENLKVKQKTFDKHQHDKVKNDENAAMIAILEKAAESVRYISSHIKKEHSIREVVEDWKFVAQVLDRIFLWLFLLAAILGSVLMFAPALQMWASIVITPSANYHT